In Candidatus Devosia phytovorans, the DNA window TGGCGCCATCATCATCTCCGGTGTCGGTAGCGAAGGCTTGAGCCTCCACACTCTGGTGCCGATCGCGGCGGCGGCGCTGTGGGCGGTGACCGACGTGCTGACCAAGTATCTGGCCCGGGAGGAATCGCCCGAGACGCTGACCATTTCGCTGCTGGTGCTGATGACGCCGAACCACCTGCTGGTGCTGCTGGCCGTCAATGCCTGGGCCTGGCTGCTTCCGGCTGCCACGCCCGCCGGTCTTGCCGCCGGCTTCCCCTTTGCCCTGCCGGGCGGCACGGGACTATTGCTGCTTCTGCTGCTCGGCGCCTTGACGGCCGCAGCGCAATATCTGCTCGGCCATGCCTACAAGCTGGCCGATGCGACCTACCTGCAGCCCTTTGGCGACCTCAAGGTGCCGCTGGGTGGCCTTTTGGGCTGGATCGCCCTGGGCCAGGTCCCGGCCGTCTGGTTCTGGCCGGGGTTCCTGCTGATCATCGGTGGCTCGCTGCTGATCTACTGGACCGAATCCGGCAAGCGCCGCACGCGGTTCAGCGCCGCCTGAAGGCTCTGCACCCTCGGAACCACCTGACGGTCCGGGTCGTCAATCCGGGGTGAGGTGGTTCCTTGGCGTTTCGTCCCTCGACACGTGCGGAAGTCTCGCCCGGCCTTGCAGCGTCGCGATTACACGAGTGGGAAGCGGCTTTTCACCTCGGGGGCCGCGAGGCCCCCAATATGTTTTGTATGAAGAGGCTGGAGCCGCTTCCCACGATCCGGTTTTTCCTGCGCCTGCATCGAGCGGCGCTACCAAGGCGCCGGTGGTCAGCAGTACGCCGGTGCCGGGCGACCCCGGCTGCCAGCTCATCCCCGCCCGATGCTTCGTCGGCACCGCGTGTGTGACGGCGGGAACGGGATGATTATGCAGGAGGGTTGAGGGGGCGGGGAAAAGTATCTGGCAAATGAGCCGTAAGGGACTGACAGGACACTAAACAAAGTGAGATTGGGTGTGTCAGTTTCGGCGGATTGGTCGAGAGCCACGGTCAACCTTCTCCCCTTGAGGGAGAAGGTGGCTCGGCGCAGCCGAGACGGATGAGGGGTCCAGCGCTCACCATCAGCATTAAAGCATGGGATAGCTTGCCATTCAGGCATAGCCTTCATGGCCTTCTTCGCTCAAATCGCTCCACAGGAGCGATTTGCCCTTCGGGACACTCAGAAGCCCCTCACCCTGACCTTCCGCTGAACGCGTCAGGTCTGTCCCTCTCCCTCAAGGGGAGAGGGTTGAGATCGAGTGCGCGACAAGTCTGGGCCATTCGGGCGTCGCCCTCATGGCCTTCTCAGCTCAGATCGCTCCACTGGAGCGATCTGTCGGCTATGCCGCCGCCTCGAAGTCCCTCAAGGCGAGAAGGTTGAGCGCGGTGCGTGCGGGACCGTCGTGCCACGCCCTCGTGGTTCGAGGCTCGCGAAGAGCTCGCACCTCACCATGAGGGCTGCTGGAATGGCATCGCCAGACAGGACGACTTTGCGCTCCGCGCCACCGCCATTCGGCCGCAGGCCTCATTTGCCTAGTGCCCTAGAATCGCTCCACCGGAGCGATTTTTGGGCTTTGCCGCCGGGCCCTAGTGTTCCCGGGCGCGTTCCAGGATGCGTTTGCATTCGAGGAGTTCGCGGAGGACGTCGGAGAGTTTGTCGCGGCTTTCCTTGTCGAGGGCCGGATTGGAGAGCATCACGGCTTCTTCGATCTCGGCCTCGTCGCTGGCCTCTTCGGCCGCTTCGATCATGGGGAGCAGGTCTTCGAGCGGCTTGCCTTCGCCAACGGCGATGACATAGCGGCTGCCCTGATCCTTGAGGATGCGTTGCACACCCTTGATGGTGAAACCCTGATCATAGAGCAGGTGACGGATGCCGCGCAGCAGCATCACGTCCTCGGGGCGATAGTAACGCCGGCCGCCGCCACGCTTGAGCGGCTTTATGGTCGCGAAACGAGTCTCCCAGAAGCGAAGGACATGCTGCGGCAGGTCCAACTCATCGGCGGCTTCGGATATCGTCCGGAAGGCGTCTGGAGACTTATCCACGTAGGTCTAGACTCACTGGATGGCTTATTTTCCAGTAGGAACCATAGATTTGTTGATCTTGGACTTCAACACGTTGGACGGTTTGAACACAAGAACCTGCCGCGGCAGGATCGGCACCTCTTCGCCCGTCTTGGGGTTACGGCCGATACGTTCATTCTTGGATCGGACCTGGAAGGATCCGAAGGAGGAGAGCTTTACATTGGCGCCCGTGATCAGCGCATCGCCAATCAGTTCGAGAACGCGTTCGACCAGCTCGGCCGATTCCGTTCGCGACAGACCCACCGAACCGTAGACAGCTTCCGCCAGATCAGCTCGCGTAATCGTCTTCTGCGTCATTGACACCCCCGTTGTTGCCGAAAGGTCCAAATCCCCACGCCGAGACACGCCCATGTCCCTGTTCAGAACAGCCGTAAGCGCGCCCAAAAGGGCTGTGCCATGCCGCGGGAACCGTCCCTATCACTCAGCGCCCTGCCGTCACAAATCACTCGTGCGGCTCATTATTCGGGCGCTGCGTTCCTCCGCCCGATGTGACACTAACGCTTTGAAACGGTTATGGTCAATGCGGTCTATACAGTTACCAGCGAATGAGATTGGCGCCCCAGGTGAAGCCACCGCCCATGGCTTCGAGCATCACCAGATCGCCCTGCTTGATGCGCCCATCAGCAACGGCGACGCTGAGCGCCAGTGGCACTGAAGCCGCCGATGTATTGGCATGCAGGGAAACGGTCATCACCACCTTTTCGGGTGGGAGGCCAAGCTTTTTGCCGGCACCCTCGATGATGCGCTGATTGGCCTGGTGGGGAACGAACCAATCGAGGTCGTCTACCGTATAGTCGGCCTTCTCGAGCGCAGCATAGACCACGTCGGTGATCTTGCCGACCGCGTGGCGGAAAACTTCGGGGCCCTGCATGTGGACATGGCCGGTCGTGCCGGTGGTCGAGGGACCGCCATCCACATAGAGCTTGTCCCAGTGGTGGCCATCGGAGCGGAGCGCCGAAGAGAGAATTCCGCGCTCGGCTTCGCCATCGGCGAGTTCGATGCCTTCCACCACCATGGCCCCTGCCCCGTCGCCGAACAGCACGCAGGTGGTACGGTCGGTCCAGTCGAGCAGGCGCGAGAAGGTTTCGGCGCCGATCACCAGGGCGCGTTTGGCGAGGCCATTCTTGATATAGCTGTCGGCCGTGGTCAGGGCGTAGACGAAGCCCGAGCAGACGGCCTGAATGTCGAAGGCCATGCCGTGGTGCATGCCCAGCTTCATCTGCACCAGCGTTGCGGCCGACGGGAAGGTATAGTCGGGCGTGGTGGTGGCGACGATGATCAGGTCGATATCGTCGGGTGTTACACCGGCCGCGGCCATGGCCTTCTTGCCCGCTTCGACCGCAAGGTCGGAGGTGAACTGGCCCTCGGCGGCGATATGGCGTTCCTTGATGCCAACACGCTGCTGAATCCACTCGTCGGATGTATCGACGATCTTTTCGAGGTCTGCGTTGGTCAGCACCTTTTCGGGCAGGTAGCCGCCGACACCACGGATAATGGTACGCGTTCTGGTCACGCCGGTTTCGCCTCGGGTTCTTCTACTGCGGGGACAGCCGGAGCCGCCTTGATGGGGAAGCGCGTCATGGTCTCGCCGATCTTGTCGATCAGACGGCTTCGGGCCATTTCATAGCCCAGACCGAGCGCACTTTTGTAACCGATTTCATCAGTGCCGCCATGCGATTTGATGACAATGCCATTGAGGCCCATGAAGACGCCACCATTGAGCGTGCGCGGGTCCATCTTGCGGCGCAGGGCATTGAGCGCGGAGGTGGCAAAGAGCGCGCCGATTTTGCTCATGAGATTGGATTTGAGGGCGCTGCGGAGATAGGAGCCGACCTGGCGGGCGGTGCCTTCGGCGGTCTTGAGGGCGATATTGCCGACGAAGCCTTCGGTGACGACCACGTCGACCGTGCCCTTGCCGATGTCATCGCCTTCGACAAAGCCATGATAGGTGAAACCGGAGCCGGAGGCTTCGCTGAGGATCTTGCCGGCGTCCTTGATATAGTCGAGGCCCTTGACCTCTTCAGTGCCGACATTGAGCAGGCCGACGGAAGGGTTGTTGTCGTCGAACAGGCATCGCGCCAGCGCCGAGCCGAGAATGGCGTAATCGACGAGCTGGCGTGCGTCGGCGCCGATGGTGGCGCCCATGTCGAGCACGATGATGTCGCTGCGCAGGGTCGGCCAGATGGCGGCGATGCCGGGGCGGGAAATGCCTTCCATGGGGCGCAGGCAAAAGGTCGACATGGCCATCAGCGCACCGGTATTGCCGCCGGAGACGGCGACATCGGCTTCGTTGTCCTTGACGGCCTGGATGGCCATCCACATCGACGAGGTGTTCTTGCCCTTGCGCAGGGCCTGGCTCGGCTTTTCGTCCATGGCGATGACGACTTCGGCGTGACGGACGGTGGAAACCGGCTTCAGCGCCGGAAATTCGTCGAGCAGCGGGGCAATCAGCTCCTCGCGGCCATGGAAGATAAAGCGGGTGTTCTTGCGCTCGCGCAGGGCCAGGAAGGCTCCGTGAATGACCGCACGCGGCGCGTTGTCGCCGCCCATGGCATCCACTGATATTGTTATAGTATCGGTCATTTCAGCCCGTTCTGTGCTCCGCGAGGAGACAAGCAAACATATCTTATAGGGGAGTCGGTGCAAGCCCGGCTCGAGGCCCCGGATTCTTTTCACCGTTTCGATGAAACGCTGAAAAACCTCCAGGTTTTGAGTGGTCGCGTTTTCGAAGCGCAGAATGGAACCACTCTGCCGAAACGCTCTAGCGCTCAGTATCGGTGGACTTCTTGAGCTTTTCGAGGCCAGCGAAAGGACCGGACGGTCCGTTGCCCAGATCAATGCCCAGAGAATCAAGGCTTTCATCGGGCAGGCGCGGATAGGGATCGATGGCCAGCGCCAGGGTTTCGATCATAAGCGCGCTGAGATCGACTTCGGGACCGTCGATATGATCAGGAAAATCATCGTCTTCGAGGTCGATGAAGAGTTCCGAGCCGGGGGTGGGCTTGTGGTGGCCATGCGGCTCGGGAAGGAAGACGCGATCGACGGGCTCATCGATCTTCTGGCCGACCGGCTCGAAGCTGACGACGGAGGGTTGGACGATCTCGGCCTTGAGCCGGCCCAGGGCCCGGATGCCGCCGCGCAGGGGCGAGACGACGAGCGTGGCCTCGAAACTGTCGACGGCGGTGAGCTTGAGCGCTTCGGCGAGGCGCGCGCGCGTTGGTTCGTCGAGCGTCACCTTGAGGTCACGGCCGGTAGCCGGCAGGCGGTCGATGCGCACGATGGCGTCGAAAAGGGGCGTATCAGCGCTCAAGCGGCGGCCTCGAAAGTCAGTGTACCCAGGGTAATGGCGGCTGGTGGCTGGCTGGCGAGAAAGCCATCCTGGGCCATCAGATAGGTCGAAAGCGCGCTCACCTGCGGCGTGATCTCGCCCATATAGATATTGCGTGCCAGGACCTGTTCAAGAGAGACGGCGTCGCTGCGGTCCATGGCTTCGTTCATGGCGGCGAGCAGGCCGAAGAAGATATTGCCCATTTTCTGGATGCGCTTGGGCACGCCGAGGTCGCCGACACCCATTTCGCGCAGCGAGCGGTCCATGTCCTTGAAGAAGAGATCAAACACGGCCTGGCTGAATTCCTTCTGCGAACCGGTCTCGGCGCGCAGGCGGCGAAACAGCAGCGCCATATGCAGGCTGATCATGTCGAAACGGCCGGTCACCGTGTCCGGAACACCCCAATCGGCGTAGAAAACCGGCTGCCGGGATTGCGCCACAATGGCGTTATAGACGGCGTAAACCGGTTCGGTGGCAGTATCCTTGCGGAACAGAGACAGGATCATGGGCTCGCGCTCAGCATCTGGATCGGCCTTTTGGGGTGGCAAACAGGCCCACCGTACCATTGCCAGCTTGCCAGACCGACAAGTTGGCAGCTACACATTCCGGCGGCTACAAGGGCCGCCGCCTTGTTGTCGAGCCTATAGTCGAGAGCCATCGGGAAAGTCAAATTCATGCACCTGCGCAATGCCTCCGGTAAACTCGTGCCGATCGCCGCTGTCACCATGATGGCAATGGCCCTCGCCGCCTGTACCAGCAGCACGTCGCTGATCACCTCGCGCACGCAGGGCTACCAGATTTCCGATAGCGCCCAGGCCCAGATTCGCACCGGGCAGAGCCAGGAACTGGTGCAACTGGTGCTGGGTTCACCGCAGTCGACCAATACGTTCGGTGACGAGTCGGCCTGGTATTATGTCGAGACCAAGGTGCGCCAGACGGCGTTCGGCCTGACCATGAACGACTCGCGCACCGTGCTGGTGGTGTATTTCGACAAGAACAAGAAGGTCGCCGACAAGGCCGTCTACGGGTTGCAGGACGGCAAGACCGTCGCCATCGAGTCGCGCCGCACGCCCTCCTATGGCGAAGACCGCAGCTTTGTGGATTCGATCCTCAGCAGCTTCTGATTTCTGGCGCGAGCCAAAGAAAAAGCCCCGGTTTTGCCGGGGCTTTTTTGTATCTGAGGCTTATTTGGTGCCGGCGAGGTCGGTGCCGGCTTCGCGGGCGATGGCGTCGAGCGCGGCGTTGACGAGGCCGGTGGCGTCGTCTTCGTAAAAGGCTTTGGCGACATCGACATATTCGGTGATGACGACGCGCGGGGGAATATCCTTGCGGCGCAGCAGCTCGAAGGCGGCGGCGCGCAGAATGGCGCGGAGCGTCGCATCGACGCGTTCCACCGGCCAGCCGTCGGCCAGGGCACGGTCGACGGCGGGGTCGATGGCGATCTGGTGCTTGGTGACGCCGGTGACGATCTGCTTGAAGAAATCGGCGTCGGCGGGGAGATATTGCTCGCCCTCGATCTCGCGGCCGAGGTGGTAGGTGCCGAATTGGGCCAGCGTGTCTTCCAGCGTCGCGCGACCGATATCCATCTGGTAGAGCGCCTGGACGGCGGCAAAACGGGCCGCGCCGCGCTGGTTGGCGGGGCGTTCGGCTTGGGGATCGCGTTTGGGGGCGTCGGCCATCGGTACTTTCATTCCATCATGCGGTTGGGGCACCGCGCTGCCGCATGCGGCACCGCAACCCCTTAATCGTCCGGAAGCCGAACATCAACTCAAACTGGCGGCAGGATACGCGTGTAGCGCTGCAAGGTGTCTTCGCCGAGGCGCTGGCGCTCGATCTCCACAAGGCCGGCGGCGCCCAGGAGATCGGCCAGCGGCCCATCTGGAGAGGCCAGAGTGCCGCCCTCCCCGCGCCTGGCCGTGGTGGTCAGCAGCGAGACACCATCGACCAGATCGGCTTCGAGCATCGCGGCAAGGAGGCGCTGGCCAGGCTCGACGAGCAGGTTCTGCACCTTGCGGGCACCCAAGGCCTTGAGCGTCTCGCGCAGGTCGGGGCGACCATTGTCGCCGGCGACGCGGATGGTTTCGACCGAGACGGGCGCGTCGACGGCGACGTCGGTTTGCGCAATGATTGCAGTGCGATGGCCGGAGAAGCCACCAATCAGATTCATCCGACGATCAACGCCCGTGGCGCCCGAAAGCACCACGCGGAGCGGCGTGCGGCGTTCAAGGCCCGGCAGGCGGAC includes these proteins:
- the bamE gene encoding outer membrane protein assembly factor BamE is translated as MHLRNASGKLVPIAAVTMMAMALAACTSSTSLITSRTQGYQISDSAQAQIRTGQSQELVQLVLGSPQSTNTFGDESAWYYVETKVRQTAFGLTMNDSRTVLVVYFDKNKKVADKAVYGLQDGKTVAIESRRTPSYGEDRSFVDSILSSF
- the nusB gene encoding transcription antitermination factor NusB, which encodes MADAPKRDPQAERPANQRGAARFAAVQALYQMDIGRATLEDTLAQFGTYHLGREIEGEQYLPADADFFKQIVTGVTKHQIAIDPAVDRALADGWPVERVDATLRAILRAAAFELLRRKDIPPRVVITEYVDVAKAFYEDDATGLVNAALDAIAREAGTDLAGTK
- a CDS encoding integration host factor subunit alpha, which codes for MTQKTITRADLAEAVYGSVGLSRTESAELVERVLELIGDALITGANVKLSSFGSFQVRSKNERIGRNPKTGEEVPILPRQVLVFKPSNVLKSKINKSMVPTGK
- a CDS encoding ubiquinol-cytochrome C chaperone family protein; this encodes MILSLFRKDTATEPVYAVYNAIVAQSRQPVFYADWGVPDTVTGRFDMISLHMALLFRRLRAETGSQKEFSQAVFDLFFKDMDRSLREMGVGDLGVPKRIQKMGNIFFGLLAAMNEAMDRSDAVSLEQVLARNIYMGEITPQVSALSTYLMAQDGFLASQPPAAITLGTLTFEAAA
- the plsX gene encoding phosphate acyltransferase PlsX translates to MTDTITISVDAMGGDNAPRAVIHGAFLALRERKNTRFIFHGREELIAPLLDEFPALKPVSTVRHAEVVIAMDEKPSQALRKGKNTSSMWMAIQAVKDNEADVAVSGGNTGALMAMSTFCLRPMEGISRPGIAAIWPTLRSDIIVLDMGATIGADARQLVDYAILGSALARCLFDDNNPSVGLLNVGTEEVKGLDYIKDAGKILSEASGSGFTYHGFVEGDDIGKGTVDVVVTEGFVGNIALKTAEGTARQVGSYLRSALKSNLMSKIGALFATSALNALRRKMDPRTLNGGVFMGLNGIVIKSHGGTDEIGYKSALGLGYEMARSRLIDKIGETMTRFPIKAAPAVPAVEEPEAKPA
- a CDS encoding MerR family transcriptional regulator; the encoded protein is MDKSPDAFRTISEAADELDLPQHVLRFWETRFATIKPLKRGGGRRYYRPEDVMLLRGIRHLLYDQGFTIKGVQRILKDQGSRYVIAVGEGKPLEDLLPMIEAAEEASDEAEIEEAVMLSNPALDKESRDKLSDVLRELLECKRILERAREH
- a CDS encoding DUF177 domain-containing protein, which encodes MSADTPLFDAIVRIDRLPATGRDLKVTLDEPTRARLAEALKLTAVDSFEATLVVSPLRGGIRALGRLKAEIVQPSVVSFEPVGQKIDEPVDRVFLPEPHGHHKPTPGSELFIDLEDDDFPDHIDGPEVDLSALMIETLALAIDPYPRLPDESLDSLGIDLGNGPSGPFAGLEKLKKSTDTER
- a CDS encoding ketoacyl-ACP synthase III; the protein is MTRTRTIIRGVGGYLPEKVLTNADLEKIVDTSDEWIQQRVGIKERHIAAEGQFTSDLAVEAGKKAMAAAGVTPDDIDLIIVATTTPDYTFPSAATLVQMKLGMHHGMAFDIQAVCSGFVYALTTADSYIKNGLAKRALVIGAETFSRLLDWTDRTTCVLFGDGAGAMVVEGIELADGEAERGILSSALRSDGHHWDKLYVDGGPSTTGTTGHVHMQGPEVFRHAVGKITDVVYAALEKADYTVDDLDWFVPHQANQRIIEGAGKKLGLPPEKVVMTVSLHANTSAASVPLALSVAVADGRIKQGDLVMLEAMGGGFTWGANLIRW
- a CDS encoding DMT family transporter, producing MNQVSSSSQNAATGALFMVVAAVAFAGSNVLQSVLPTPVEYGGFGLSSTGMAFWQYVIASVLALPLIRRIGLKNLRTRHPLIHEVRALVSAIGVHVFVYGFASGVPIWQMVTLLATGPLFIILGSTLFLGERASTARIFAGLIGFFGAIIISGVGSEGLSLHTLVPIAAAALWAVTDVLTKYLAREESPETLTISLLVLMTPNHLLVLLAVNAWAWLLPAATPAGLAAGFPFALPGGTGLLLLLLLGALTAAAQYLLGHAYKLADATYLQPFGDLKVPLGGLLGWIALGQVPAVWFWPGFLLIIGGSLLIYWTESGKRRTRFSAA